TATGTAAGTAAAAAAAGATTCTTGCACGACGTTCATTAGCAATTGTTTCTGGTGAAAAAACTTCTAAGACTAATCCATTGGTGTTAAGTAGTTCTGTTTGTTCAAGTTGCTGTAAACTTACTCTTGTATAAAGCTCTGTATTAGTAAGACCTGTATCTACATAGGGCGACCAAAACCAGGCAACAGGACGAACTTTGTCTTTTTCAAATAAAACCACTTCAATGTGAGCAATAATTTTGCCTTGGTCATAGCTTCCAGCTAATGTATAAGTATGGGCTGATGTAGTTTCATGCATTAGCTGTTGAATGTTTTCGTCAACAGTTAAGTTATCTGAGTTTGCTAAAAGTTTGCTAATAGGTTCATGCAAATGAGCAACAGATTTCTTAAATTGCGGCCAACGATTTTTTAGCAAAGGCAAATCTAGTGCGGCTCGTTGTACAAGAATATTTTCCGTGTAATTTCGCAGAATTACTAAGCTAACTGTACAAAGTAACAATAACCCTAAGCCAGCTAAAGCTAGCCTTCCTAGCAATTCTACTAG
The sequence above is drawn from the Blastocatellia bacterium genome and encodes:
- a CDS encoding zinc ribbon domain-containing protein, whose amino-acid sequence is MTNRLQIPKLVELLGRLALAGLGLLLLCTVSLVILRNYTENILVQRAALDLPLLKNRWPQFKKSVAHLHEPISKLLANSDNLTVDENIQQLMHETTSAHTYTLAGSYDQGKIIAHIEVVLFEKDKVRPVAWFWSPYVDTGLTNTELYTRVSLQQLEQTELLNTNGLVLEVFSPETIANERRARIFFYLHTEWHYYETWIKILVRVSQLLSLITVLLIATWAYFSTNKLTSSLLVILISIVGLIIYSSFMLKALSLRTILTMLITLQFGASANRASDFAGLSLLVGAAYALLLLGLLHLPSKSACSSCKRNVKEDYRFCPFCNFALKRNCSRCAKAVDTRWNYCPSCSEEI